A single Ciona intestinalis chromosome 12, KH, whole genome shotgun sequence DNA region contains:
- the LOC104266351 gene encoding zinc finger protein 578-like codes for MNVWNSHVPQYGLQTFRTPHFGLDSGKILDPTFCAYMEKNDKPTNKMESATKSYPPSCIDSRSKPIKRASSTDSKDGFGQNCLRKSTSVPEALKESFPFYNPNKLHEANLHQYANYFGANPIFAHLYPNRWFTLSQLLLSKQLLHSLNTGPTYIHKQCEKRGAMMTPTTPTRMIPLDFNYSFPITCPLYQEQIKRSNIFNGFESTTKASETSPNLSEKIILSHPQTKNNLSQKYQLKTSARSGQKVDFDSLISKTESDLNLCLPHSCENKFNPCRLDITGSLDHLAAESTTRYKRPDGKDRKAHQCLYCGKLYSRKYGLKIHIRTHTGYKPLKCKVCGRPFGDPSNLNKHVRLHAEGETPYRCDFCGKVLVRRRDLERHIKSRHPGEKNRIVEKMSVIACPPADPRLWRPAI; via the exons ATGAACGTTTGGAACAGTCATGTGCCTCAGTATGGTCTACAGACCTTTAGGACACCCCATTTCGGCCTGGACAGTGGCAAAATTTTAGATCCGACTTTTTGTGCTTACATGGAGAAGAATGACAAGCCCACAAACAAAATGGAGTCAGCTACGAAGTCGTACCCGCCAAGTTGCATCGACAGTAGAAGTAAGCCGATTAAGCGAGCTTCCAGCACTGATTCAAAGGACGGATTTGGGCAGAACTGTTTACGAAAATCTACCAGCGTACCGGAAGCTTTAAAAGAAAGCTTTCCGTTTTATAATCCGAACAAGTTACATGAGGCTAACTTGCATCAGTACGCCAATTATTTCGGGGCGAATCCAATATTTGCTCATTTGTATCCAAACCGTTGGTTTACGTTAAGTCAGCTTTTGCTAAGCAAGCAACTGCTGCATTCGTTGAACACAGGGCCGACGTATATTCATAAACAATGCGAAAAACGTGGAGCTATGATGACCCCAACAACTCCGACAAGAATGATTCCTTTGGACTTCAATTACAGCTTTCCTATAACATGTCCTCTTTACCAAGAACAGATTAAACgaagtaatatttttaatggtttTGAAAGTACAACAAAAGCGTCAGAAACATCACCAAATCTTAGCGAGAAAATAATTCTGTCCCATCcgcaaactaaaaacaatcttagtcaaaaatatcaattaaaaacaagCGCAAGGTCAGGACAAAAAGTGGATTTCGATTCTCTGATTTCAAAAACTGAATCCGATCTTAATCTGTGTTTGCCCCACTCCTGTGAGAATAAGTTTAACCCTTGCCGTTTGGACATTACTGGGTCGCTGGACCATCTTGCTGCAGAGAGCACAACACGATATAAGCGACCGGACGGAAAGGACAGGAAGGCCCATCAATGCTTATACTGTGGGAAACTGTACTCTAGAAAATATGGGTTAAAGATCCACATTCGAACTCATACTGGTTACAAACCACTAAAGTGCAAG GTCTGTGGTCGTCCTTTTGGTGATCCAAGCAACCTGAACAAGCATGTTCGTCTTCACGCTGAAGGCGAGACCCCTTATCGATGTGACTTCTGCGGGAAAGTTTTGGTTCGTCGTCGGGACTTAGAACGCCACATCAAATCACGACACCCCGGTGAAAAGAATAGAATTGTAGAAAAAATGAGCGTCATTGCGTGCCCACCTGCCGATCCGAGGTTGTGGCGGCCAGCGATctga